In Gottschalkia purinilytica, a single window of DNA contains:
- a CDS encoding AbgT family transporter → MDKAKVQKSKSKFGKFLDMIEVVGNKLPTPAVLFILFSLLIMIVSHICYKLGVTVTYEGINRETSQIENITVSAVSLLTADGIRYIFLNAVNNFTSFAPLGTVLVAMLGVGVAEETGFISALLRKMVTSTPKRLITYVVVFLGIMSNIASDAGYVVLVPIGAVIFLSFGRHPLAGLAAAFAGVSGGFSANLLVGPTDTLLAGLSTEAAKILNHSYVVNPASNWIFMIVSTFVITFLGAIVTEKVIEPRLGEYKGSASIETTELNDKEKRGLKFSLIGFIGFLVVLGFLIVPENAILRNPETGSLIKNSPFMDSIVFIIMLLFTSVGVFYGIGSSTVKGEKDVINCMSKTMGTMGSYLVLVFFASQFIQYFSYTNLGTILAVKGATALEAINFKGIPLIISFVILTAFINLFMGSASAKWAIMAPVFIPMFMQLGYSPEFTQLAYRIGDSTTNIISPLMNYFAVIVAFAQKYDEESGIGTLISTMLPYSMTFLIGWTILLIIWMLLKLPIGTLSTSIEYVVSLGQSIL, encoded by the coding sequence ATGGATAAAGCCAAAGTACAAAAAAGTAAAAGTAAATTTGGAAAATTTCTGGACATGATTGAAGTAGTAGGTAACAAGTTACCAACTCCAGCTGTATTATTTATATTATTTTCACTATTAATTATGATAGTTTCTCACATTTGCTATAAGTTAGGAGTAACAGTAACTTATGAGGGGATAAATAGGGAAACTAGTCAAATAGAAAATATAACAGTGTCCGCTGTTAGTTTATTAACTGCCGATGGAATAAGATATATATTTTTAAATGCAGTGAATAACTTTACTTCATTTGCTCCATTAGGAACAGTTCTTGTAGCTATGCTTGGAGTTGGTGTTGCTGAGGAAACAGGATTTATATCAGCATTACTTAGAAAAATGGTTACAAGTACACCAAAAAGACTTATAACATATGTAGTTGTATTTTTAGGAATAATGTCTAATATAGCATCAGATGCAGGATATGTTGTATTAGTTCCAATTGGTGCAGTTATATTTTTAAGTTTTGGGCGTCATCCCCTAGCAGGACTAGCCGCTGCCTTCGCAGGAGTTTCAGGAGGATTTTCTGCTAACTTATTAGTCGGACCTACAGATACTTTATTGGCAGGACTAAGTACAGAAGCAGCTAAGATATTGAATCATTCATATGTAGTAAATCCTGCCTCTAACTGGATATTCATGATAGTATCTACTTTTGTAATTACATTTTTAGGAGCTATCGTAACAGAAAAAGTAATAGAACCTAGACTAGGAGAGTATAAAGGTTCTGCTTCCATAGAAACAACTGAATTAAATGATAAGGAAAAAAGAGGATTAAAATTTTCTCTTATAGGATTTATAGGATTTTTAGTTGTATTAGGATTTTTAATAGTGCCAGAAAATGCTATATTGAGAAATCCTGAAACAGGTTCGTTGATAAAGAATTCACCATTTATGGACAGTATAGTATTTATAATAATGCTTTTATTTACTTCAGTTGGAGTATTTTATGGAATAGGTTCTAGCACAGTAAAAGGTGAAAAAGATGTAATAAATTGTATGTCTAAAACAATGGGAACTATGGGTTCTTATTTAGTTCTAGTTTTCTTTGCGTCACAATTTATTCAATATTTTAGCTATACAAATTTAGGAACTATATTAGCTGTAAAGGGGGCTACTGCTCTTGAGGCTATTAATTTTAAAGGAATTCCTCTTATTATAAGCTTTGTAATATTAACAGCATTTATAAACTTATTCATGGGCTCAGCTTCAGCAAAATGGGCAATAATGGCACCAGTATTTATCCCAATGTTTATGCAACTAGGATATAGTCCTGAGTTCACACAATTAGCATATAGAATAGGTGATTCTACTACAAATATAATTTCACCACTTATGAATTATTTTGCAGTTATAGTGGCATTTGCTCAAAAATATGATGAAGAATCTGGAATAGGTACTTTGATATCAACTATGTTACCATATTCAATGACATTCTTGATAGGATGGACCATACTATTGATAATTTGGATGTTATTAAAACTACCGATAGGGACATTATCAACTTCAATAGAATATGTAGTTAGTTTAGGACAATCAATACTTTAA
- a CDS encoding Y-family DNA polymerase, with protein sequence MKKIIFHIDVNNAYLSWEATHRLKNGYNLDLRNIPCVIGGNTQHRKGVVLAKSIPAKKYGINTGESLYNAYKKYPDLLVVPPNFNLYSDYSNTMISLLREYSTKVERFSIDECFINYTNMEVLLGDPLKGAYLIKNRIKRELGFTVNIGISYNKILAKMASDFSKPDKVHTLFPSEISKKMWPLPVERLFMVGEKSANELHNLGIFSIEDLAKSNLDIIQSKLKSHGVMIWNYANGIGNSDIKEENESDIKGIGNSTTLPYDISSKEEAHIILLKLCDKVSSRLRKSNLLGDIISVTIKTSDFNTYSHQRKINNLTNITNVIYENCKTLFNESWKGEPIRLLGVRVSNLSESECSQLSIFDLEDNEKLKNLDKVIDEIRSKYNGDIITRSCFLKFKNKDIKNSGIF encoded by the coding sequence ATGAAAAAAATAATTTTTCATATAGATGTTAATAATGCTTATTTATCTTGGGAAGCCACACATAGGCTCAAAAATGGTTATAATCTAGACTTAAGAAATATACCATGTGTAATTGGTGGCAACACTCAACACAGAAAGGGTGTAGTTTTAGCTAAATCTATACCAGCTAAAAAATATGGTATAAATACAGGAGAGAGTCTTTATAATGCCTATAAAAAATATCCTGATCTCTTAGTCGTTCCTCCAAATTTTAATCTATATTCAGATTACAGTAATACTATGATTAGTCTACTACGAGAATACTCTACGAAAGTTGAAAGATTTAGCATTGATGAATGTTTTATTAATTATACTAATATGGAAGTATTATTAGGTGATCCTTTGAAAGGTGCTTATTTAATAAAAAATAGAATAAAACGAGAGTTAGGATTTACCGTAAATATAGGTATATCTTATAATAAAATTTTAGCAAAAATGGCAAGTGATTTTTCTAAACCAGATAAAGTTCATACACTTTTTCCAAGTGAAATTTCAAAAAAAATGTGGCCCTTACCTGTAGAAAGGCTATTCATGGTTGGAGAAAAATCAGCTAATGAACTACATAACTTAGGTATATTTAGTATAGAAGATTTAGCAAAGTCTAATTTAGATATAATTCAATCTAAGTTAAAAAGTCATGGAGTCATGATATGGAACTATGCAAATGGAATTGGCAATTCTGATATAAAAGAAGAAAATGAATCAGATATTAAAGGTATAGGCAATTCTACCACACTTCCTTATGATATAAGCTCTAAGGAAGAAGCCCATATTATTCTGCTAAAACTTTGTGACAAAGTTTCTTCAAGACTAAGAAAATCAAATTTATTAGGCGATATAATATCCGTAACTATAAAAACTAGTGATTTTAATACATACTCTCATCAACGTAAAATTAATAATTTAACTAATATAACAAATGTAATATATGAAAATTGTAAAACGCTATTTAATGAATCATGGAAAGGTGAACCTATAAGACTTTTAGGTGTAAGAGTTTCTAATTTATCTGAAAGTGAATGTAGCCAATTAAGTATTTTCGACCTTGAGGATAATGAAAAACTAAAAAATTTAGATAAAGTTATAGATGAAATAAGATCAAAATATAATGGTGATATAATCACCAGGAGTTGTTTCCTAAAGTTTAAAAATAAAGATATAAAAAATAGTGGTATTTTTTAA
- a CDS encoding AAA family ATPase — MKILSEKIIELKRKKKNIIIGIDGLGGSGKTTLAKELIKEIKKSLYEPVVLHIDDFIYPKNIRYNKNYDDWYCYYYLQWRYRYLIDGVLQPIKNGDKKLEKKLEIYDKDKDNYKLLTFKYMNENTILIIEGIFLQRPELKDFFDYIIYIDIPKKTRMKRVLDRDKYIGNESDIIHKYKNRYFPAEDRYEIECFPKQNADLVIK, encoded by the coding sequence ATAAAAATTTTATCCGAAAAAATTATTGAGCTTAAACGAAAAAAGAAAAATATAATAATAGGTATAGATGGATTGGGAGGATCAGGTAAAACTACATTAGCAAAAGAACTTATAAAAGAAATTAAAAAAAGTCTTTATGAACCAGTAGTTTTACATATTGATGATTTCATATATCCTAAAAATATAAGATATAATAAAAATTATGATGATTGGTACTGTTATTACTACTTACAGTGGAGATATAGATATTTAATTGATGGTGTACTACAACCTATAAAAAATGGAGATAAGAAGTTAGAAAAAAAGTTAGAAATTTATGATAAGGATAAAGACAACTATAAGCTATTAACATTTAAATATATGAATGAAAATACTATACTAATTATTGAAGGGATATTTCTACAAAGACCAGAACTAAAAGATTTTTTTGACTATATAATATATATAGATATACCTAAAAAAACTAGAATGAAAAGAGTACTTGATAGGGATAAGTATATAGGAAATGAAAGTGATATTATTCACAAGTATAAAAATAGATATTTTCCAGCAGAAGATAGATATGAAATAGAATGTTTTCCAAAACAGAATGCAGATTTAGTAATAAAATAG
- a CDS encoding NUDIX domain-containing protein, with amino-acid sequence MKNIDYIYPGIAVIIFDEHNRVLLQKRKDVKLWGIISGHIEPGETVVEAAIREVKEETNLDIEVKHLIGVYSDPNSQVFEYPDGRNVHFITNCFLGKVVGGELKCDPSESLEIKYFNCDDLPKNLLNMHPKWLEDALAFKETSFIR; translated from the coding sequence ATGAAGAATATTGACTATATATATCCTGGAATAGCTGTTATTATTTTTGATGAGCATAATAGAGTATTACTTCAAAAACGTAAAGATGTAAAGTTATGGGGGATAATTTCTGGACATATAGAGCCTGGTGAAACTGTTGTTGAAGCTGCTATTAGAGAAGTAAAAGAAGAAACAAATTTAGATATAGAAGTAAAACATCTTATAGGGGTATATTCAGATCCTAATTCTCAAGTTTTTGAGTATCCAGATGGTAGAAATGTTCATTTTATTACAAATTGTTTTTTAGGAAAAGTAGTAGGAGGAGAACTAAAATGTGATCCATCTGAATCATTAGAAATAAAATACTTTAACTGTGATGATTTACCTAAAAATCTGTTAAATATGCATCCAAAATGGCTAGAAGATGCTCTTGCTTTTAAAGAGACTTCATTTATTCGATAA
- a CDS encoding class I SAM-dependent methyltransferase, translating to MENIDEKLKDRIFSTNLQVVNLDKVSFRGKILDIGGGGEGVIGQVYGDQVISIDSLEEELREAPEGPLKIIMDAKNLTFLDNSFDLVTSFFTMMYIEYEHREKVIEEVYRVLNPGGKFKLWDINVTKPNDCKKDVYLVPVEINIGERKINTSYGVSWKNREQSILYYIDIFKKVGFEILNKNTNGQVYHLVGKKS from the coding sequence TTGGAGAATATAGATGAAAAATTAAAGGATAGAATATTTTCGACTAACTTACAAGTAGTTAATTTAGATAAAGTAAGCTTCAGAGGTAAAATATTAGATATTGGAGGTGGAGGAGAAGGAGTAATTGGACAAGTTTACGGTGACCAGGTTATATCCATTGATTCTTTAGAAGAAGAGTTACGGGAAGCTCCAGAAGGACCATTAAAAATAATTATGGATGCTAAAAATTTAACTTTTTTAGATAATTCCTTTGACCTAGTAACTTCATTTTTTACTATGATGTATATAGAGTATGAGCACAGAGAAAAAGTAATTGAAGAAGTATATAGAGTTTTAAATCCTGGAGGAAAGTTTAAACTTTGGGATATTAATGTTACAAAGCCTAATGATTGCAAAAAAGATGTATATCTAGTTCCAGTTGAAATTAACATAGGTGAACGAAAAATAAATACAAGTTACGGGGTTTCATGGAAGAATAGAGAACAAAGTATTTTATATTATATAGATATATTTAAAAAAGTTGGATTTGAAATTTTAAATAAGAATACGAATGGACAAGTGTATCATTTAGTAGGAAAAAAGTCTTAA